One window of Bacillus alkalicellulosilyticus genomic DNA carries:
- a CDS encoding MATE family efflux transporter, whose product MPEEQAKTKTNTVAKLSLFAITWPIFIEVFLQTLMKFSDVFMLSFVSDEAVAAIGVVNQVLMFMFVLFSFTAMGAGVVVAQYVGAKQPKAVSITAANAITINLLFGIFISVIVVVFRHPFLSLFNLDPTLLAYADIYMIIVGGTLFTQAMILTIFSILQATGATKDVMYVALGMNVLNILGNYVFIFGALGFPQLGVTGVAIATAVCRVLAVVALFWMFYRRIEVRVKFKDYIQLKKEYVKKIMGIGVPSAGEHLSYNTSQMTVLVFITMLGTTALATRIYAQNILMLMVVFSMSMSKGMQIYIGQLVGAGLLDLAYKKMYQGLKVALVVAVVFGTTLALTGEHLFRIFTDDPDVIALGAVILIIGALLEPGRTGNLVIISSLRATGDAKFPVFIGILSMWGISVPLAYVLGITLGFGLIGVWIAFMIDEWLRAIIMFFRWKSQKWRGKVLVKPTEEAKGA is encoded by the coding sequence ATGCCTGAAGAACAAGCAAAAACAAAAACGAATACGGTCGCCAAGCTTTCCTTATTTGCGATTACGTGGCCCATTTTTATCGAAGTTTTTTTACAAACATTAATGAAATTCTCGGACGTCTTTATGCTCAGTTTTGTTTCCGATGAAGCTGTTGCGGCAATCGGCGTAGTAAACCAAGTGTTAATGTTTATGTTTGTCTTATTTAGCTTTACCGCGATGGGTGCGGGGGTCGTCGTTGCTCAGTATGTCGGAGCCAAACAACCAAAGGCTGTTTCGATTACAGCCGCTAATGCAATTACGATTAATCTTTTGTTTGGTATTTTTATCAGTGTTATCGTCGTTGTGTTCCGTCATCCTTTCTTAAGCTTATTTAACTTAGACCCAACGTTACTGGCCTATGCCGACATTTATATGATTATTGTCGGTGGAACCCTATTTACGCAAGCTATGATTTTAACGATATTCTCCATTCTTCAAGCGACGGGTGCGACAAAAGACGTGATGTATGTTGCCCTTGGGATGAACGTGCTAAATATTCTAGGAAACTATGTATTTATCTTTGGTGCGCTTGGCTTCCCTCAGTTAGGAGTTACTGGTGTTGCGATTGCAACCGCAGTATGTCGCGTACTTGCTGTTGTTGCGTTGTTTTGGATGTTCTATCGTCGTATTGAAGTAAGAGTGAAATTCAAAGACTACATTCAACTAAAAAAAGAATATGTTAAAAAAATTATGGGGATCGGTGTACCATCAGCTGGGGAACATCTTTCTTATAATACAAGTCAAATGACCGTTCTCGTATTTATTACGATGCTAGGGACTACCGCTTTAGCGACGAGAATTTACGCACAAAACATTTTAATGCTTATGGTTGTCTTTTCGATGTCAATGTCCAAGGGAATGCAAATTTACATCGGACAGCTCGTGGGGGCAGGCCTGCTGGATTTAGCGTATAAAAAGATGTATCAAGGATTGAAAGTTGCTCTTGTCGTAGCGGTTGTGTTCGGGACAACACTAGCTCTGACCGGTGAGCATTTGTTTCGAATCTTTACAGACGACCCAGATGTCATTGCCTTAGGTGCCGTTATCCTTATTATCGGTGCTCTTCTTGAACCTGGTCGAACAGGAAACCTAGTCATTATCTCCTCCCTCCGAGCGACAGGTGATGCGAAGTTTCCAGTGTTTATCGGTATTTTGTCAATGTGGGGAATTAGTGTACCTTTAGCCTATGTACTTGGGATAACGCTCGGCTTTGGCCTTATCGGGGTATGGATTGCATTTATGATTGATGAATGGCTACGAGCCATCATCATGTTCTTCCGCTGGAAGAGTCAAAAATGGCGTGGCAAAGTATTGGTAAAGCCAACAGAAGAAGCCAAAGGCGCATGA